One genomic region from Microbacterium sp. BK668 encodes:
- the argH gene encoding argininosuccinate lyase → MSDAKGEGTNEGALWGARFASGPSPELAALSRSTHFDWTLALYDIAGSHAHAKALAAAGYLTGEEERAMHAGLDVLARGIQDGTLRAAPGDEDVHGALEAALLREVGPELGGKLRAGRSRNDQIATLVRMYLLDHSRVIARDILRLIDAIVAQAEAHADAIMPGRTHLQHAQPILLAHHLQAHAWPLVRDLERLRDWSARAAVSPYGGGALAGSSLGLDPALVAGELGLSRPSENSLDGTSARDVVAEFAYIAAQIGIDVSRFAEDIILWNTREFGFVTLDDGYSTGSSIMPQKKNPDIAELARGKAGRLVGNLAGLLTTLKGLPIAYNRDLQEDKEPVFDSVTTLELVLPAFAGMVSTLAFDTERMARLAPLGFSLATDVADWLVRRGVPFRDAHEISGALVRLCEDQGIELHEATDEQLASVSPALAPEVREVLTVEGSVASRSGAGGTAPDRVGEQRLELVGRAQTAVHALGI, encoded by the coding sequence GTGAGTGACGCGAAGGGCGAAGGAACCAACGAGGGCGCGCTGTGGGGTGCGCGGTTCGCGTCCGGGCCGTCTCCCGAGCTCGCGGCGCTCAGCCGCTCGACCCACTTCGACTGGACCCTCGCGCTCTACGACATCGCAGGCTCGCACGCACACGCCAAGGCCCTCGCGGCGGCGGGCTATCTGACCGGCGAAGAGGAGCGTGCGATGCACGCGGGCCTGGACGTCCTCGCCCGAGGCATCCAGGACGGCACACTCCGCGCTGCCCCCGGCGACGAGGACGTCCACGGCGCCCTCGAGGCGGCTCTCCTGCGCGAGGTCGGTCCCGAGCTCGGTGGCAAGCTCCGCGCCGGCCGGAGCCGCAACGACCAGATCGCGACCCTCGTGCGGATGTACCTGCTCGATCATTCGAGGGTCATCGCGCGCGACATCCTGCGCCTCATCGATGCGATCGTCGCCCAGGCCGAAGCGCACGCCGACGCGATCATGCCCGGACGCACGCACCTCCAGCACGCTCAGCCGATCCTGCTCGCCCATCACCTCCAAGCGCACGCGTGGCCGCTCGTGCGCGACCTCGAGCGCCTGCGCGACTGGTCCGCGCGGGCAGCCGTGTCGCCCTACGGCGGGGGAGCGCTCGCCGGGTCGAGCCTCGGTCTCGACCCGGCCCTCGTGGCCGGGGAGCTCGGTCTGTCGCGCCCGTCCGAGAACTCCCTCGACGGCACGTCGGCGCGGGACGTGGTCGCCGAGTTCGCCTACATCGCCGCCCAGATCGGGATAGACGTGTCGCGCTTCGCGGAGGACATCATCCTCTGGAACACGCGCGAGTTCGGGTTCGTCACCCTCGACGACGGCTACTCGACGGGGTCGAGCATCATGCCGCAGAAGAAGAATCCCGACATCGCCGAGCTCGCTCGCGGCAAGGCCGGCCGGCTGGTCGGCAATCTGGCGGGACTCCTGACGACGCTCAAAGGCCTGCCGATCGCGTACAACCGCGATCTGCAGGAGGACAAGGAGCCGGTGTTCGACTCGGTCACGACGCTCGAGCTCGTGCTGCCGGCTTTCGCGGGCATGGTCTCCACTCTCGCGTTCGACACGGAGCGCATGGCGCGGCTCGCCCCGCTGGGCTTCTCACTGGCGACGGATGTCGCGGACTGGCTCGTGCGTCGGGGCGTGCCGTTCCGCGATGCCCACGAGATCTCCGGAGCACTGGTGCGTCTGTGCGAGGACCAGGGGATCGAATTGCACGAAGCCACCGACGAGCAGCTGGCGTCGGTCTCCCCGGCCCTCGCGCCGGAGGTCCGGGAGGTGCTGACGGTCGAAGGCTCTGTCGCGTCCCGGTCGGGCGCGGGAGGAACGGCGCCCGATCGCGTCGGCGAGCAGCGCCTCGAGCTGGTCGGTCGCGCCCAGACGGCTGTGCACGCCCTGGGGATCTGA
- a CDS encoding DUF559 domain-containing protein yields MERSGLRVTDPATTWIYLAPELTVDELIVVGDAIVHEPRIRGMIRGATGSGLATIEDLACALALGRRQGAAKLRAALPHLRVGAASPPETRLRLACVRAGLPEPHLDYDVFDARGHPIGFTELAFVEYRVLVEYEGDHHRRDRRQWNRDIEKHAACVAAGWEVVRLTADHVRPNCGPAVRRIRDALWRAGWRP; encoded by the coding sequence GTGGAGCGCAGTGGGCTCCGTGTCACCGATCCGGCGACGACGTGGATCTATCTGGCTCCCGAGCTCACCGTCGACGAGCTGATCGTCGTGGGGGATGCCATCGTCCACGAGCCGCGCATCCGCGGGATGATCCGCGGCGCGACGGGTTCCGGCCTCGCGACGATCGAGGACCTCGCGTGCGCTCTCGCTCTCGGTCGCCGGCAAGGCGCGGCGAAGCTTCGCGCGGCGCTTCCTCACCTGCGGGTCGGTGCGGCGTCGCCGCCCGAGACCCGGCTTCGGCTCGCATGCGTCCGGGCGGGACTCCCGGAGCCCCACCTGGACTACGACGTCTTCGATGCCCGGGGACACCCGATCGGCTTCACCGAACTCGCCTTCGTCGAGTACCGGGTACTCGTCGAGTACGAGGGGGATCATCACCGTCGCGATCGGCGGCAGTGGAATCGCGACATCGAGAAGCACGCCGCCTGCGTCGCGGCGGGCTGGGAGGTCGTCCGCCTCACCGCGGACCACGTGCGACCGAATTGCGGTCCGGCCGTACGGCGAATCCGCGACGCCCTCTGGAGGGCGGGCTGGCGTCCCTGA
- the argF gene encoding ornithine carbamoyltransferase translates to MTRHLLRDDDLSQAEQGEILDLALALKKDRWKLTPLAGPQTVAVIFDKSSTRTRVSFAVGIADLGGSPLIISTANSQLGGKETPSDTARVLERQVAAIVWRTYAQAGLEEMAAGTRVPVINALSDDFHPCQLLADLLTIKEHKGELQGLTLAFFGDGRSNMAHSYVLACVTAGMHVRVASPEDYAPRDDVVADADRRAAETGGSVTLYTDPNEAAAGADVIVTDTWVSMGKEEEKLARLRDLGGYKVTQELMSLAKPGAIFIHCLPADRGYEVDAEVIDGPQSVVWDEAENRLHAQKALLVWLLRQE, encoded by the coding sequence GTGACCCGTCACCTGCTGCGCGACGACGACCTCTCCCAGGCCGAGCAGGGCGAGATCCTCGACCTCGCGCTCGCCCTGAAGAAGGACCGCTGGAAGCTCACGCCGCTCGCGGGGCCCCAGACGGTCGCGGTCATCTTCGACAAGTCCTCGACGCGCACGCGGGTCTCGTTCGCCGTCGGCATCGCCGACCTCGGCGGATCGCCGCTCATCATCTCGACGGCGAACAGTCAGCTCGGAGGCAAGGAGACGCCCAGCGACACCGCCCGGGTGCTGGAGCGCCAGGTCGCGGCGATCGTGTGGCGCACGTACGCCCAGGCCGGGCTCGAGGAGATGGCTGCCGGGACGAGGGTCCCCGTCATCAACGCTTTGAGCGACGACTTCCACCCATGCCAGCTGCTGGCGGACCTGCTCACGATCAAGGAGCACAAGGGCGAGCTCCAGGGGCTCACGCTGGCCTTCTTCGGCGACGGCCGCTCGAACATGGCGCACTCCTACGTGCTGGCCTGCGTGACGGCCGGCATGCACGTCCGCGTCGCCTCCCCCGAGGACTACGCGCCGCGCGATGACGTCGTGGCCGACGCGGATCGCCGCGCCGCCGAGACGGGCGGCTCCGTGACCCTCTACACCGACCCCAACGAGGCGGCGGCCGGAGCCGACGTCATCGTGACGGACACCTGGGTGTCGATGGGCAAAGAGGAGGAGAAGCTGGCGCGCCTGCGCGACCTCGGTGGGTACAAGGTCACGCAGGAGCTCATGAGCCTCGCGAAGCCCGGCGCGATCTTCATCCACTGCCTCCCCGCCGATCGCGGGTACGAGGTGGACGCAGAGGTCATCGACGGGCCGCAGAGCGTGGTGTGGGACGAAGCGGAGAATCGCCTCCACGCTCAGAAGGCGCTCCTCGTCTGGCTGCTCCGGCAGGAGTGA
- the tyrS gene encoding tyrosine--tRNA ligase: protein MSSATAPPAVRALAPANDPTFDNVWDEIVWRGLVHVSTDQDALRDLLSGGPITYYCGFDPTAPSLHLGNLVQLLLMRRLQLAGHKPLGLVGGSTGLIGDPRPSAERTLNTKETVAEWVGYLRSQVERFLSFEGENAARIVNNLDWTAPLSAIDFLREIGKHYRVGTMLKKDAVSARLNSEAGISYTEFSYQILQGLDYLELFRTYGCVLQTGGSDQWGNLTSGVDLIHYVEHRSVHAIGTPLITNSDGTKFGKSEGNAIWLDAAMCSPYRMYQFWLNTDDADVIARLKIFTFLARAEIEEYERLVEAEPFRRAAQKRLALEVTTFVHGTDAAAAVIAASEALFGQGDLTALDAGTLRHALDELPNATVAEGTPVVQALVETGLVASLSEARRAIAQGGVSLDGARVEDETAVVTGSLPGGVSVLRRGKKTLAGVFVD, encoded by the coding sequence GTGTCATCCGCCACCGCCCCGCCCGCTGTCCGTGCGCTCGCGCCCGCGAACGACCCGACGTTCGACAACGTCTGGGACGAGATCGTCTGGCGCGGTCTCGTGCACGTCTCGACCGACCAGGACGCCCTGCGCGACCTCCTCTCGGGCGGCCCCATCACGTACTACTGCGGATTCGACCCGACCGCGCCGAGCCTGCACCTCGGCAACCTCGTGCAGCTCCTCCTCATGCGCCGTCTGCAGCTCGCGGGTCACAAGCCGCTCGGCCTCGTCGGCGGCTCCACCGGCCTCATCGGCGATCCGCGCCCCAGTGCGGAGCGCACCCTCAACACGAAGGAGACGGTCGCCGAGTGGGTCGGCTACCTGCGCTCCCAGGTCGAGCGGTTCCTGAGCTTCGAGGGCGAGAACGCCGCGCGCATCGTCAACAACCTCGACTGGACCGCCCCGCTGTCGGCGATCGACTTCCTCCGCGAGATCGGCAAGCACTACCGCGTCGGCACGATGCTCAAGAAGGACGCGGTGAGCGCGCGCCTCAACTCGGAGGCGGGCATCAGCTACACCGAGTTCAGCTACCAGATCCTCCAGGGCCTGGACTACCTGGAGCTCTTCCGCACGTACGGCTGCGTCCTGCAGACCGGTGGGTCCGACCAGTGGGGCAACCTCACGAGCGGCGTGGACCTCATCCACTACGTGGAGCACCGGTCGGTGCACGCGATCGGGACGCCGCTCATCACCAACAGCGACGGCACCAAGTTCGGCAAGAGCGAGGGCAACGCGATCTGGCTGGATGCCGCGATGTGCAGCCCGTACCGGATGTACCAGTTCTGGCTCAACACCGACGACGCCGACGTGATCGCGCGCCTCAAGATCTTCACCTTCCTGGCGCGCGCCGAGATCGAGGAGTACGAGCGGCTCGTCGAGGCGGAGCCCTTCCGCCGGGCGGCGCAGAAGCGCCTGGCACTCGAGGTCACGACCTTCGTGCACGGGACGGATGCCGCTGCCGCGGTGATCGCCGCGTCCGAGGCGCTCTTCGGGCAGGGCGATCTCACCGCGCTGGACGCGGGGACCCTGCGCCATGCCCTCGACGAGCTCCCGAACGCGACCGTAGCCGAGGGCACGCCCGTCGTGCAGGCGCTCGTCGAGACCGGCCTGGTCGCGAGCCTGAGCGAGGCCCGACGCGCGATCGCGCAGGGCGGCGTCTCGCTCGACGGCGCGCGCGTCGAGGACGAGACCGCCGTCGTGACCGGTTCGCTGCCG
- the argB gene encoding acetylglutamate kinase has translation MTDHLQETDPEEASARAATLIESLPWLRRFSDQIVVIKYGGNAMVSEELQDAFAADIAYLRYVGIKPVVVHGGGPQISSMLDRLAIPSEFKGGYRVTSTEAISVVRMVLTGQINPQLVAKINAHGPIAAGLSGEDAGLFGGRRRGVTVDGVEHDLGRVGNVVEVDPQPVLDQLAAGRIPVVSSIAPDLDNPGHSLNVNADAAAAALATALGAAKLVVLTDVPGLYADWPNRDSLVAHLTSSELREMLPGLESGMIPKMQACLDAVEGGVDTAAIIDGRVPHSVLVEIFTNKGIGTEVVVG, from the coding sequence ATGACCGACCACCTCCAGGAGACCGACCCCGAGGAAGCCAGCGCGCGAGCGGCCACCCTCATCGAGTCGCTGCCGTGGCTGCGCCGCTTCAGCGACCAGATCGTCGTCATAAAGTACGGCGGCAACGCCATGGTGTCGGAGGAGCTGCAGGACGCCTTCGCCGCCGACATCGCGTACCTCCGCTACGTCGGGATCAAACCGGTCGTGGTGCACGGCGGTGGCCCGCAGATCTCGTCGATGCTCGACCGCCTCGCAATCCCGAGCGAGTTCAAGGGCGGCTACCGCGTGACGTCGACCGAGGCGATCTCGGTCGTGCGCATGGTGCTCACAGGCCAGATCAACCCGCAGCTGGTCGCCAAGATCAACGCGCACGGGCCCATCGCGGCGGGACTCTCGGGGGAGGATGCCGGCCTGTTCGGCGGGCGCCGCCGAGGCGTGACGGTCGACGGCGTCGAGCACGATCTGGGCCGCGTCGGGAACGTCGTCGAGGTCGACCCGCAGCCTGTGCTCGACCAGCTGGCGGCGGGGCGCATCCCCGTCGTCTCGAGCATCGCCCCGGACCTCGACAATCCCGGGCACTCGCTGAACGTCAACGCGGATGCCGCGGCCGCCGCTCTCGCGACCGCGCTCGGCGCCGCGAAGCTGGTCGTGCTGACCGACGTCCCGGGGCTGTACGCCGACTGGCCGAATCGCGACTCGCTCGTGGCGCACCTGACCTCCAGCGAGCTGCGCGAGATGCTGCCCGGCCTCGAGTCCGGCATGATCCCCAAGATGCAGGCGTGCCTGGACGCGGTCGAGGGCGGCGTCGACACGGCGGCGATCATCGACGGACGCGTACCGCACTCGGTGCTCGTCGAGATCTTCACGAACAAGGGAATCGGAACGGAGGTGGTGGTCGGATGA
- a CDS encoding SatD family protein, whose amino-acid sequence MVIATIADIVGSRRLADRADAQRILDSAIADVERRLPLAVEPLRPTVGDELQGVYARLEDALASLLLVQLTLPDGVECRFGLGIGPVDAFESASGRLQDGPGWWAARSAIETVHAKQQRAAPSARTWVVASPDEDADVHTAAALANSYLLARDQLVGGMNDRARRLTLGRCLGRTQRDLAQEEGVTQPAVSQALATAGAAAVIEGFRMLRGAA is encoded by the coding sequence ATGGTCATCGCAACGATCGCCGACATCGTCGGGTCCCGTCGACTCGCCGACCGCGCCGACGCTCAGCGGATCCTCGATTCCGCGATCGCCGACGTCGAACGTCGACTCCCGCTCGCGGTCGAACCGCTCCGCCCGACGGTCGGCGACGAACTGCAGGGCGTCTACGCCCGACTGGAGGACGCGCTGGCTTCGCTCCTCCTCGTGCAGCTCACTCTCCCCGACGGCGTCGAGTGCCGCTTCGGGCTGGGCATCGGCCCCGTCGACGCCTTCGAATCGGCGAGCGGGCGGCTGCAGGACGGCCCCGGCTGGTGGGCCGCCCGCTCGGCGATCGAAACCGTACACGCCAAGCAGCAGCGCGCCGCGCCGAGCGCGCGCACGTGGGTCGTCGCATCCCCCGACGAAGATGCTGATGTGCACACGGCCGCGGCACTCGCCAACTCGTACCTCCTCGCCCGCGATCAGCTCGTCGGGGGGATGAACGATCGCGCCCGGCGGCTGACGCTCGGCCGCTGTCTCGGACGAACGCAGCGCGACCTCGCACAGGAGGAGGGCGTCACCCAGCCCGCTGTCTCGCAGGCTCTCGCGACAGCGGGGGCCGCCGCCGTCATCGAAGGCTTCCGGATGCTGAGGGGAGCGGCATGA
- a CDS encoding acetylornithine transaminase yields MTTTTWQDDAGRDLVRSFGDRMALFTRGEGAYLWDGDGRRYLDFLAGIAVNSLGHAHPVFVEAIAAQAATLAHVSNYFATQPQLDLAARLKRLAGTGPSGRVYFGNSGAEANEAAFKLARLHGGADRPRILSLKDAFHGRTMGTLALTGKPWMQEPFQPMVGGVEFLDSTVEALEAAIDDRVAALFVEPIKGEAGVVELPEGYLRVARELTRRHGALLIVDEIQTGAGRTGEWFAFQHEGITPDAITVAKGIGGGFPIGALITFEAASDLFYPGTHGSTFGGNALGTAVAGAVLGEIERADLVANAAERGRQLRDVVERIASPLVDGCRGRGLLVGIGLTHPVAKAVVAAAQEHGLIINAANDDTIRLAPALNIGDVEIDEFADLFAAALATVADALVLDDADAEVRA; encoded by the coding sequence ATGACGACGACGACGTGGCAGGATGACGCGGGGCGCGACCTCGTGCGCAGCTTCGGCGACCGCATGGCGCTCTTCACGCGCGGGGAGGGCGCGTACCTGTGGGATGGTGACGGGCGACGCTACCTCGACTTCCTCGCAGGGATCGCGGTCAACTCGCTCGGTCATGCGCACCCGGTCTTCGTCGAGGCCATCGCGGCTCAGGCGGCGACGCTCGCGCACGTCTCGAACTACTTCGCGACACAGCCTCAGCTCGACCTCGCGGCGCGCCTCAAGCGCCTCGCCGGCACCGGTCCGTCGGGCCGCGTGTACTTCGGCAACTCCGGCGCCGAGGCCAACGAGGCCGCGTTCAAGCTCGCGCGGCTTCACGGAGGCGCCGACCGTCCCCGCATCCTCTCGCTCAAAGACGCCTTCCACGGCCGCACGATGGGCACGCTCGCCCTGACCGGCAAGCCCTGGATGCAGGAGCCCTTCCAGCCCATGGTCGGGGGCGTCGAGTTCCTCGACTCCACCGTCGAGGCCCTCGAGGCGGCGATCGACGATCGCGTCGCGGCACTCTTCGTCGAGCCGATCAAGGGCGAGGCGGGCGTGGTGGAGCTGCCCGAGGGCTACCTCCGTGTGGCGCGCGAGCTGACGCGGCGTCACGGCGCGCTGCTCATCGTCGACGAGATCCAGACCGGCGCAGGACGCACGGGGGAGTGGTTCGCGTTCCAGCACGAGGGCATCACGCCGGACGCGATCACCGTGGCGAAGGGCATCGGCGGCGGCTTCCCCATCGGAGCGCTCATCACCTTCGAAGCAGCGAGCGACCTGTTCTACCCCGGCACGCACGGCTCGACGTTCGGCGGCAACGCCCTCGGCACCGCCGTGGCGGGAGCCGTGCTGGGCGAGATCGAACGGGCCGACCTGGTCGCCAACGCCGCGGAGCGCGGCCGCCAGCTGCGGGACGTCGTCGAGAGGATCGCCTCGCCGCTCGTGGATGGATGCCGCGGCCGCGGCCTCCTCGTCGGCATCGGGCTGACGCATCCTGTCGCCAAGGCTGTCGTGGCCGCCGCCCAGGAGCACGGGCTCATCATCAACGCCGCCAACGACGACACCATCCGCCTTGCGCCGGCTCTGAACATCGGCGATGTCGAGATCGACGAGTTCGCCGATCTGTTCGCGGCGGCGCTGGCGACGGTCGCCGACGCCCTGGTGCTCGACGACGCGGACGCCGAGGTGCGCGCGTGA
- a CDS encoding heparan-alpha-glucosaminide N-acetyltransferase domain-containing protein: protein MDLARGLAILGMLTAHLLTRPELAWTDASTWMAIVDGRSSILFATLAGVSIGLVTGGRRPLPPEDMRIAHGRLLVRAAVLWAIGAALIATFVPVFVILPAYAILFVLALPFTRLRARTLFALAAAVALVMPWVQAWLDALTFWSTREGDIVSRLLGWHYPFPVWIAFLLAGLGLARAGIGSLRVQGFALAAGAALAAIGYGLDAATGSGVAAESLSLQAAVWTARPHSSGVLEVIGSGGFALAVLAACLLVCRTAVVWIVLPLRAMGSMPLTAYTAQIVAWAIWALIALGSTRRLEPFRDLEPFVPLSVGILLACTAWALLIGRGPLEGGTDRLARLLVPARTPVGAPPR, encoded by the coding sequence GTGGACCTCGCCCGCGGGCTCGCGATCCTCGGGATGCTGACGGCCCACCTGCTGACGCGCCCCGAGCTGGCCTGGACCGACGCCTCGACCTGGATGGCGATCGTGGACGGCAGGTCGTCGATCCTCTTCGCGACGCTCGCCGGCGTCTCCATCGGTCTCGTCACGGGCGGTCGTCGCCCGCTGCCCCCCGAGGACATGCGCATCGCCCACGGGCGGCTGCTGGTCCGCGCCGCCGTGCTGTGGGCGATCGGCGCCGCCCTCATCGCGACGTTCGTCCCGGTCTTCGTGATCCTTCCGGCGTACGCGATCCTCTTCGTCCTGGCCCTGCCCTTCACGCGGCTTCGCGCGCGCACGCTCTTCGCCCTCGCGGCCGCCGTCGCGCTCGTGATGCCGTGGGTCCAGGCGTGGCTCGATGCGCTCACCTTCTGGTCCACTCGCGAGGGCGACATCGTCTCCCGGCTGCTCGGTTGGCACTACCCCTTTCCCGTCTGGATCGCCTTCCTCCTCGCCGGGCTCGGGCTCGCCCGCGCGGGCATCGGAAGCCTGCGCGTCCAGGGGTTCGCCCTCGCCGCGGGGGCGGCGCTGGCCGCGATCGGCTACGGACTCGACGCGGCCACGGGATCCGGGGTCGCGGCGGAGTCGTTGTCGCTGCAGGCCGCGGTCTGGACGGCCCGCCCGCACTCGAGCGGCGTCCTGGAGGTGATCGGCTCCGGCGGGTTCGCCCTCGCGGTCCTCGCCGCATGCCTCCTGGTGTGCCGGACGGCGGTCGTGTGGATCGTCCTTCCCCTCCGTGCGATGGGATCGATGCCTCTCACCGCCTACACCGCGCAGATCGTCGCCTGGGCGATCTGGGCCCTGATCGCGCTCGGCAGCACGCGAAGGCTGGAGCCCTTCCGCGACCTCGAGCCCTTCGTCCCGCTGTCCGTCGGGATCCTGCTCGCATGCACGGCATGGGCGCTCCTGATCGGTCGGGGGCCGCTGGAGGGGGGCACGGACAGGCTGGCCCGGCTGCTCGTGCCGGCCCGGACTCCCGTCGGAGCCCCGCCGCGCTGA